A part of Streptomyces sp. DSM 40750 genomic DNA contains:
- a CDS encoding HEAT repeat domain-containing protein, producing the protein MEGGQAMTPEEQDLVMGLAFVPGVGRTRTLDEVLAHFGESDGGALALRLLRDAMERRDADDVEMALIVHGAADASVEEFMEPLTELFPAEWHREHEDIVSTLGKLRSPKTVPTLVLATHWVPERLDWDENRALAVKAIWALGAIPGAETREALEGLCDDESEIIRENAVKQLERRGEL; encoded by the coding sequence ATGGAAGGTGGTCAGGCGATGACGCCCGAGGAGCAGGATCTGGTCATGGGACTGGCGTTCGTACCAGGTGTGGGTCGGACGCGCACGCTCGACGAGGTGCTCGCCCACTTCGGCGAGTCCGACGGTGGGGCCCTGGCGCTCCGGCTGCTCCGGGACGCCATGGAGCGCCGGGACGCCGACGACGTCGAGATGGCGTTGATCGTCCATGGCGCCGCCGACGCCTCGGTCGAGGAGTTCATGGAGCCGTTGACCGAGCTGTTCCCTGCCGAATGGCACAGGGAGCACGAGGACATCGTGTCCACGCTGGGCAAGCTCCGCTCGCCCAAGACGGTGCCGACGCTGGTCTTGGCGACTCACTGGGTTCCCGAGCGCCTGGACTGGGACGAGAACCGGGCGCTCGCGGTGAAGGCGATCTGGGCTCTCGGCGCCATTCCCGGCGCGGAGACCCGGGAAGCCCTCGAGGGGTTGTGCGACGACGAGAGCGAGATCATCCGTGAGAACGCGGTGAAGCAGCTCGAACGCCGCGGCGAGCTCTGA
- a CDS encoding IS481 family transposase, whose translation MSVVEQRCRAFLAVLAGATVTEVAVQLGVSRQTVSGWKSRYEASGLAGLADRSRRPASCPHQASAEVEAAVCELRRKHPRWGPRRIAHVLERSGAVTPVPSRMTVYRILVRHGLVEPGVRRRKRSDYKRWQRDRPMQLWQTDIVGGVMLVNAVTGELTEAKVVSGVDDHSRFCVIASVVERATGRAVCAAFVRALQAFGVPEEVLTDNGKQFTDRFGHGGEVLFDRICRENGIAHRLTQPASPTTTGKVERFHQTLRRELLDDCGAFESIQAAQSALDAWVQEYNSVRPHQALDMHSPGDRFTPVPEEERDVLGLRVPGVLALVPQQRTAPAERGPAEAMAVRAGLPEEVPASAAMEPGGPVEFERVVPASGNLQVAGKQFWLGPSRSGLTVTFWADTSVIHLLVAGARIKSVRSHLSVADLVQLAARGGRAAGPSPLPAGDGVAFEVDRVVNNSGLVNLGGRQVLAAEILGGRQVGIRIDEETLSFFDPSSRELLRVRPNPLTSEKVQRLHGLRPAGPPPRPRVEPVRVQRRVSAVGTVMVCRQTVSLGRPYAGQTVTVHVSDTTITVELDGQIRVIRRTTDVPVRNVKANKPHGASQVV comes from the coding sequence TTGTCGGTTGTCGAGCAGAGATGCCGGGCTTTTCTGGCGGTGCTGGCGGGTGCGACGGTGACGGAGGTCGCCGTCCAGCTGGGCGTCTCGCGGCAGACGGTGAGCGGGTGGAAGTCCCGGTATGAGGCTTCCGGGCTGGCCGGGTTGGCGGATCGTTCACGTAGGCCGGCGTCGTGTCCGCATCAGGCCTCTGCCGAGGTCGAGGCGGCCGTGTGCGAACTGCGGCGTAAGCATCCTCGGTGGGGGCCGCGGCGGATCGCTCATGTGCTGGAGCGGTCTGGGGCAGTCACGCCGGTGCCGTCGCGGATGACGGTGTATCGGATTCTGGTCCGGCATGGGCTGGTGGAGCCGGGGGTCAGGCGCCGGAAGCGGTCGGATTACAAGCGGTGGCAGCGGGACCGGCCGATGCAGCTGTGGCAGACGGACATCGTCGGCGGGGTGATGCTGGTCAACGCGGTGACCGGTGAACTGACCGAGGCCAAGGTGGTGTCGGGTGTGGATGACCACTCCCGCTTCTGCGTGATCGCTTCGGTGGTGGAGCGGGCGACGGGACGGGCGGTCTGCGCGGCGTTCGTCCGGGCCTTGCAGGCGTTCGGGGTGCCGGAGGAGGTGCTCACCGACAACGGCAAGCAGTTCACCGACCGGTTCGGGCATGGCGGTGAGGTGTTGTTCGACCGGATCTGCCGGGAGAACGGGATCGCGCACCGGCTCACCCAGCCGGCCTCGCCGACCACGACGGGCAAGGTCGAGCGGTTCCATCAGACGCTGCGACGTGAACTCCTCGACGATTGCGGTGCGTTCGAGAGCATCCAGGCGGCGCAGTCGGCGCTGGACGCGTGGGTGCAGGAGTACAACTCCGTCCGGCCGCATCAGGCGCTGGACATGCACTCTCCGGGTGACCGGTTCACGCCGGTTCCCGAGGAGGAGCGGGATGTGCTGGGGCTGAGGGTGCCGGGGGTGCTGGCTCTGGTGCCGCAGCAGCGGACTGCGCCTGCGGAGCGGGGTCCGGCTGAGGCGATGGCCGTCCGCGCCGGGCTGCCCGAGGAGGTCCCGGCATCGGCGGCGATGGAGCCCGGTGGGCCGGTGGAGTTCGAGCGGGTGGTGCCTGCGAGTGGAAATCTGCAGGTCGCGGGGAAGCAGTTCTGGCTGGGGCCGTCCCGTTCGGGGCTGACGGTGACGTTCTGGGCGGACACATCGGTGATCCATCTGCTGGTCGCCGGGGCGCGGATCAAGAGTGTGCGGTCGCACCTGTCGGTGGCGGATCTCGTGCAGCTGGCCGCCCGGGGAGGTCGCGCGGCCGGTCCCTCTCCACTGCCTGCCGGGGACGGGGTGGCGTTCGAGGTGGACAGGGTGGTGAACAACAGCGGGCTGGTGAACCTGGGCGGGCGCCAGGTGCTTGCGGCGGAGATCCTCGGCGGCCGTCAGGTGGGCATCCGGATCGACGAGGAGACGCTGTCGTTCTTCGATCCCTCATCGCGGGAGCTGCTGCGGGTGCGGCCCAACCCGCTCACCAGCGAGAAGGTGCAGCGGTTGCACGGCCTGCGGCCCGCGGGTCCGCCGCCCCGGCCCCGGGTGGAGCCGGTCCGCGTGCAGCGGCGGGTCAGCGCGGTGGGCACGGTCATGGTCTGCCGCCAGACCGTCTCCCTCGGCCGCCCCTACGCAGGCCAGACGGTGACCGTGCACGTGTCGGACACAACGATCACCGTCGAGCTGGACGGGCAGATCCGGGTCATCCGGCGCACGACCGACGTCCCGGTCCGTAACGTGAAAGCGAACAAGCCCCACGGGGCTTCCCAAGTTGTCTAG
- a CDS encoding PQQ-dependent sugar dehydrogenase: MAASPGPGRRAHSLIPLVVLALLLSALVALPGTALAAAAAPVTDPIPERPAASGIGLTVEEYASFPKTDPPPGPVTDPRLMRHARINHLSELPDRSGRKAVPDLNGKLYFVKDGGSPQVYLDIAATFSPAFFASRGLGQGFGFVTFDPGFRRNGRFYTVHTELASATTVVPDYRQQAATVYHGVVTEWTATDPTADTFTGTRREILRIGFASPVHGIQQIDFNPTAGPHDRDRGLLYLAVGDGGQGARNTEPQSLSLPHGKILRIDPRGTNSANGKYGLPADNPFANTPGALGEIYAYGLRDPHRFSWDPAGSHRMYVGNIGQHAVESVYEVRAGDNFGWSEREGPFVFDKTATDPCEQILPLPEDDEKYGYTYPVAAYDHDPPADWNCTSDVGRAVVGGFVYRGHDLPELRGTYMFGDIVDGRLLFADSKDMRRGSEKLAQLYDLMLYDASGKRVTMRDLAQNTRVDLHFGRDAAGELYLLSKANGKIWKITGTREFASCDTAGSRLTHVMDGRNWAPVTPSKWRFPGREAVLAEAGVQRPGPRRPSEYAVLTAGPEYGDVRIDAEVRIDTPVETTNRDVIIVFDYQSDTKFSYAHLSQDNTIYPHNGVFVVNDADRLRIDDQWNGTTGAPPAITDTAWHKVRVVRCASTGEITVYVDGSKRPLMTAVDTTLTSGRVGFGSFDNTGRLRDLKVSSP, translated from the coding sequence ATGGCCGCATCTCCGGGCCCCGGACGCCGAGCCCACTCACTGATCCCCCTGGTCGTCCTCGCACTGTTGCTGTCGGCCCTCGTCGCCCTCCCCGGCACAGCGCTCGCGGCGGCTGCCGCCCCCGTCACCGACCCCATCCCCGAGCGGCCCGCCGCCTCCGGCATCGGGCTGACCGTCGAGGAGTACGCCTCCTTCCCGAAGACCGATCCGCCGCCCGGCCCGGTCACCGATCCCCGGCTGATGCGGCACGCCCGCATCAACCACCTCAGCGAGCTTCCCGACCGCTCCGGTCGGAAGGCCGTGCCCGACCTCAACGGCAAGCTCTACTTCGTCAAGGACGGCGGCAGCCCCCAGGTCTACCTCGACATCGCCGCCACCTTCTCCCCCGCCTTCTTCGCCAGCCGGGGCCTCGGCCAGGGCTTCGGGTTCGTCACCTTCGACCCCGGCTTCCGGCGCAACGGCCGCTTCTACACCGTGCACACCGAACTGGCCTCCGCCACCACCGTCGTACCCGACTACCGGCAGCAGGCAGCCACCGTCTACCACGGCGTCGTCACCGAGTGGACCGCCACCGACCCCACGGCCGACACCTTCACCGGCACCCGCCGGGAGATCCTGCGCATCGGCTTCGCGAGCCCGGTCCACGGCATCCAGCAGATCGACTTCAACCCGACGGCCGGTCCCCACGACCGCGACCGCGGACTGCTCTACCTCGCCGTCGGCGACGGCGGCCAGGGCGCCAGGAACACCGAGCCGCAAAGCCTCTCCCTGCCGCACGGCAAGATCCTGCGCATCGACCCGCGCGGCACGAACAGCGCCAACGGCAAGTACGGGCTACCGGCGGACAACCCGTTCGCGAACACGCCAGGCGCACTCGGCGAGATCTACGCGTACGGCCTGCGCGACCCGCACCGCTTCAGCTGGGACCCGGCGGGCAGCCACCGCATGTACGTCGGCAACATCGGCCAGCACGCCGTCGAGTCGGTCTACGAGGTGCGCGCGGGCGACAACTTCGGCTGGAGCGAACGCGAAGGCCCCTTCGTCTTCGACAAGACGGCCACCGATCCCTGCGAGCAGATCCTTCCCCTCCCCGAGGACGACGAGAAGTACGGCTACACCTACCCCGTAGCCGCCTACGACCACGACCCGCCCGCCGACTGGAACTGCACCTCCGACGTCGGCCGGGCAGTCGTGGGCGGCTTCGTCTACCGAGGCCATGACCTGCCCGAACTACGCGGCACATACATGTTCGGAGACATCGTCGACGGACGTCTGCTCTTCGCCGACTCCAAGGACATGAGGCGCGGCAGCGAGAAACTGGCGCAGCTGTACGACCTGATGCTGTACGACGCGAGCGGCAAGCGCGTCACGATGCGGGACCTGGCCCAGAACACCCGGGTGGACCTGCACTTCGGCCGGGACGCCGCCGGCGAGCTGTACCTCCTCTCAAAGGCCAACGGCAAGATCTGGAAGATCACCGGCACACGCGAATTCGCCTCCTGCGACACCGCCGGCTCCCGCCTCACCCACGTAATGGACGGCCGGAACTGGGCCCCCGTCACCCCGTCCAAGTGGCGCTTCCCGGGCCGAGAGGCCGTCCTCGCGGAGGCCGGCGTCCAGCGCCCCGGCCCGCGCCGCCCCTCCGAGTACGCCGTGCTGACGGCGGGCCCGGAGTACGGAGACGTACGGATCGACGCCGAGGTCCGCATCGACACCCCCGTCGAGACGACCAACCGAGACGTGATCATCGTCTTCGACTACCAGTCGGACACGAAGTTCTCCTACGCCCACCTGTCCCAGGACAACACGATCTACCCGCACAACGGCGTCTTCGTCGTCAACGACGCCGACCGCCTGCGCATCGACGACCAGTGGAACGGCACGACGGGCGCCCCACCGGCCATCACCGACACCGCCTGGCACAAGGTGCGGGTGGTGCGCTGCGCGAGCACGGGCGAGATCACGGTCTACGTCGACGGCTCGAAACGGCCGCTGATGACCGCCGTCGACACCACCCTCACCTCCGGCAGGGTGGGCTTCGGGTCGTTCGACAACACCGGACGGCTTCGCGACCTGAAGGTTTCCTCTCCCTGA
- a CDS encoding ABC transporter ATP-binding protein — translation MASDSHTDSGTGTGTDPAFLLELDDIRAGYGRAALVLRGLTVRVPAGAIVCLVGPNGAGKSTVLKVASGLLAPRSGRILVDGEEVTGHGPQRMLAAGVAHVLQGHSVFREMTVAENVLLGGYTLRDKALVAERADFVRALFPVVAERWTSLAGLLSGGQQKQVEFARSLMVKPRVVLLDEPSMGLDPKATGVVFEQIIRMRDAGTAVLLVEQNARRALEAADTGCVLDLGRVHIAGPARELLADPQLGELYLGGRPARR, via the coding sequence TTGGCGTCTGACTCTCACACCGACTCCGGCACCGGCACCGGCACCGACCCGGCGTTCCTTCTCGAACTCGACGACATCCGCGCCGGATACGGCCGGGCGGCGCTGGTCCTGCGCGGGCTGACGGTCCGCGTACCGGCCGGAGCGATCGTCTGTCTGGTCGGGCCCAACGGGGCGGGCAAGTCCACCGTGCTCAAGGTGGCCAGTGGCCTCCTCGCCCCTCGCTCGGGCCGGATCCTCGTCGACGGCGAGGAGGTCACCGGCCATGGACCGCAGCGGATGCTCGCCGCCGGAGTCGCCCATGTCCTCCAGGGTCACAGTGTCTTCAGGGAGATGACGGTCGCCGAGAACGTCCTGCTCGGCGGTTACACCCTGCGGGACAAGGCACTCGTAGCCGAACGGGCCGACTTTGTGCGGGCGCTTTTCCCGGTAGTGGCCGAGCGGTGGACGAGCCTGGCCGGGCTGCTCTCCGGCGGGCAGCAGAAGCAGGTGGAGTTCGCGCGTTCACTGATGGTCAAACCCCGGGTCGTCCTCCTCGACGAGCCGTCGATGGGTCTCGATCCCAAGGCGACCGGGGTGGTCTTCGAGCAGATCATACGGATGCGGGACGCGGGGACCGCCGTGCTGCTGGTCGAACAGAACGCGCGGCGCGCCCTGGAGGCGGCCGACACCGGCTGTGTCCTCGATCTCGGCCGGGTCCATATCGCGGGCCCGGCACGCGAGTTGCTCGCCGACCCGCAGCTCGGCGAGCTCTATCTGGGCGGTCGGCCCGCCCGCCGATGA
- a CDS encoding ABC transporter ATP-binding protein: MNEAAPEAEPEAEPQPSLATTGLTKAFGGVTALDSATVTFHHGKVNALIGPNGSGKTTFFNCVTGMIRPDSGRVTYRGRDLTGRPPHRIARAGIGRSFQLCRVFPRMTVLDNLLAAVRPRGLTGQLARSGTRAETERARYWLTRMGIEHLEQAEARQLSWGQQKLLELAGVLTSEPELILLDEPAGGVNPALIDRIGDLVLELNSEGRTFLIVEHNMDMVMSLSDHVVVFDRGRPIAQGPPSLIQSDERVLGAYLGV, encoded by the coding sequence GTGAACGAAGCGGCACCTGAGGCGGAGCCCGAAGCGGAGCCCCAGCCGAGTCTCGCGACCACCGGGCTCACCAAGGCCTTCGGCGGAGTCACCGCACTCGACTCGGCCACCGTGACCTTCCACCACGGCAAGGTCAACGCCCTGATCGGGCCCAACGGTTCGGGAAAGACGACCTTCTTCAACTGTGTCACCGGGATGATCCGCCCGGACTCCGGTCGCGTCACGTACCGCGGACGTGACCTCACGGGCAGACCCCCGCACCGGATCGCCCGAGCCGGCATCGGGCGTTCCTTCCAGCTCTGCCGGGTCTTCCCCCGGATGACCGTGCTGGACAATCTCCTGGCCGCCGTCCGGCCACGCGGTCTCACCGGACAGCTCGCGCGCTCGGGCACGCGTGCGGAGACCGAGCGGGCCCGTTACTGGCTGACCCGGATGGGCATCGAGCACCTGGAGCAGGCCGAGGCCCGCCAACTCTCCTGGGGGCAGCAGAAGTTGCTGGAGCTGGCAGGCGTACTGACGAGCGAGCCGGAGCTGATCCTGCTGGACGAGCCCGCGGGCGGGGTCAACCCGGCACTCATCGACCGCATCGGCGACCTGGTGCTCGAACTCAACTCCGAGGGCCGGACGTTCTTGATCGTCGAGCACAACATGGACATGGTCATGAGCCTCAGTGACCACGTCGTCGTGTTCGACCGCGGTCGGCCGATCGCACAGGGGCCGCCCTCACTGATCCAGTCCGACGAACGAGTCCTCGGGGCATACCTTGGCGTCTGA
- a CDS encoding branched-chain amino acid ABC transporter permease codes for MAPSPYEITVGIAILNFAVLSTSWNFVGGFTGYVSLGHGAFAGLGAYGTGLLVAKGELPPFAALFVAALMVAALAVPVGYAALRVRGASFVIVSIALVLILLLVFQSWAALTGGSRGLVVPRPFPGMLRAEHHQTFYFLFLALLALALLVWWVIDRSRFGMGLKAIREDEDKAQSLGIPTFTYKLVVFVVSAAFTALAGGLYALWFGDLDPVFQFSILSGSYMVLMALLGGVRQLYGPLLGALIVGYALEYSKVEYGDTPLHLVVAGLLLGVVVTFMPDGVIPAAGALLRRFRRTGDASIREVTAAELREEHEEHEETDGRDATEVRNSERSGT; via the coding sequence ATGGCCCCGAGCCCGTACGAGATCACTGTGGGCATCGCCATCCTCAACTTCGCGGTGCTGTCCACCTCCTGGAACTTCGTCGGCGGCTTCACGGGCTATGTCTCCCTCGGGCACGGTGCGTTCGCCGGACTCGGGGCCTACGGGACCGGGCTGCTGGTCGCCAAGGGCGAACTTCCGCCTTTCGCCGCGCTGTTCGTCGCCGCGCTGATGGTGGCGGCGCTCGCCGTTCCGGTCGGCTACGCCGCCCTGCGGGTACGCGGTGCCTCCTTCGTCATCGTCTCCATCGCCCTCGTCCTCATCCTGCTGCTGGTCTTCCAGAGCTGGGCCGCCCTCACCGGCGGTTCCCGGGGACTGGTCGTACCGCGGCCCTTCCCCGGCATGCTGCGTGCCGAGCACCACCAGACCTTCTACTTCCTCTTCCTGGCACTGCTCGCGCTGGCCCTGCTGGTCTGGTGGGTCATCGACCGGTCGCGGTTCGGCATGGGCCTGAAAGCGATCCGCGAGGACGAGGACAAGGCCCAGTCACTCGGCATCCCCACCTTCACGTACAAGCTGGTGGTCTTCGTCGTCTCCGCCGCCTTCACCGCGCTGGCCGGCGGGTTGTACGCCCTGTGGTTCGGCGACCTCGACCCGGTCTTCCAGTTCTCCATCCTCAGTGGGTCGTACATGGTGCTGATGGCACTGCTCGGCGGCGTACGCCAGTTGTACGGGCCGCTGCTGGGAGCGTTGATCGTCGGGTATGCCCTGGAGTACTCCAAGGTCGAGTACGGGGACACACCTTTGCATCTGGTCGTGGCGGGGCTGCTCCTCGGCGTCGTCGTGACGTTCATGCCGGACGGCGTCATCCCGGCCGCCGGCGCTCTGCTGCGCCGGTTCCGCCGGACCGGCGACGCCTCCATCAGGGAGGTGACCGCGGCCGAACTGCGGGAGGAGCACGAGGAGCACGAGGAGACCGACGGGCGCGACGCGACGGAGGTGAGGAACAGTGAACGAAGCGGCACCTGA
- a CDS encoding branched-chain amino acid ABC transporter permease, translated as MPSASLVFQSLVLGVLLGGLYALLAAGLTLYFGVMRVVMIAHSAFLILAAYLAWFAHRETGVDPLLTLFVTVPLFFAAGVAMQRLLLTRLRPATLTMMSVLLTFAVALVIEGLLGYAFSGTQRRIRLGYSSVSIEFLGARVAVVKLIAFGMAALALLGLYLLMKHSRFGQALRATIQHRDAARLLGIDTDRIAGYGFGLGLATAAVGGTALALDTTIYPSLHWHWIGPLMAIIVVGGLGSVPGAAIAAMALGVLQSLLQLELSTTWAQTVFYVALFATLAVRPQGFFGGRLAQRF; from the coding sequence GTGGGCTGTACGCCCTCCTGGCGGCGGGCCTCACCCTCTACTTCGGCGTGATGCGCGTCGTGATGATCGCCCACTCCGCCTTCCTGATCCTCGCCGCGTACCTCGCCTGGTTCGCGCACCGGGAGACCGGTGTCGATCCGCTCCTCACCCTGTTCGTCACCGTGCCCCTGTTCTTCGCCGCGGGCGTCGCCATGCAACGGCTGCTCCTGACCCGGCTCCGCCCGGCGACGCTCACCATGATGTCCGTGCTGCTGACGTTCGCGGTGGCGCTGGTCATCGAGGGGCTGCTCGGTTACGCGTTCAGCGGCACCCAGCGCCGTATCCGGCTCGGCTACAGCTCCGTGAGCATCGAGTTCCTCGGGGCACGCGTGGCGGTGGTGAAGCTGATCGCCTTCGGCATGGCCGCACTCGCCCTGCTCGGCCTCTACCTCCTCATGAAGCACAGCCGGTTCGGCCAGGCACTGCGCGCCACCATCCAGCACCGGGACGCCGCCCGGCTGCTCGGCATCGACACCGACCGGATCGCCGGATACGGGTTCGGCCTCGGTCTCGCCACGGCGGCCGTCGGCGGCACGGCGCTCGCCCTCGACACCACCATCTACCCCTCGCTGCACTGGCACTGGATCGGCCCGCTGATGGCCATCATCGTCGTCGGCGGACTCGGCAGTGTGCCGGGCGCCGCCATCGCCGCCATGGCGCTGGGCGTCCTCCAGAGCCTGCTGCAACTGGAGCTGTCCACCACCTGGGCGCAGACCGTCTTCTACGTCGCGCTCTTCGCCACGCTGGCCGTCAGGCCGCAGGGATTCTTCGGGGGGCGGCTTGCGCAGAGGTTCTGA